Within Deltaproteobacteria bacterium, the genomic segment TCCCCCCGCCCGCGAGGCGGGCCCAGTGCTCCACACCCGCTCGGGACCGCTCGCGCTCGACCGGGTGGTGCTCGTTGGCATCCTGAACGCCACGCCCGACTCGTTCTCCGACGGTGGCCGCCATCTCGACCCCGCCCGGGCGGCCGATGCGGCAGCCGAGATGGTGGCCGCGGGGGCCCGGGCGCTCGACCTCGGCGCCGAGTCGACACGCCCCGGCGCGATGCCCGTGCCCGCGGGCGAGGAGCGCCGCCGCCTGCTGCCCGTGCTCGCCGCCGTGCGCGCCGCCGTCCGGGTGCCGATCGCGGTCGACACGATGAAGGCGGAGGTGGCACGCGCCGCGCTCGACGCGGGCGCGGACGTCGTGAACGACGTCTCTGCCGGCCGCGCCGACCCGGCGATGCTGCCGCTCTGCGCCCGCGCGGGCGTGCCGGTCGTCCTCATGCACATGCAAGGCACGCCGGCGACCATGCAGGAGGCACCCCGCTACGCCGACGTCGTCGCCGAGGTGACGGCCTTCCTGGCGGCGCGCGCCGCCGCCGCCGTCGAGGCCGGGGTGGCGCGGGAGGCGATCGTCCTCGACCCGGGGATCGGCTTCGGCAAGACCGTGGAGCACAACCTGGCGCTCCTCGCGCGCCTCGACGTCCTGGCCGGCCTCGGCTATCCCGTGCTGGTGGGCGCGTCGCGCAAGGGATTCATCGGCCAGCTGCTCGGGGGCCGCCCGCCGGGCGACCGGCTGCTCGGCACGGCCGCCGCCCTGGCCCTCGCGGTGGCGGGCGGGGCGCGCCTGCTGCGCGTGCACGACGTCGCCGCTGCGCGCGACGTGGTCGCGGTCGCCGAGGCCATCGCGCGCGCATGAAGGAGCTCTTCACCAGCTTCCGCTGGCAGGACGGCCTCGACATCCTCGTCCTGAGCGTCGTCATCTACTGGGGCCTCAACCTGATCCGCGGCACGCGTGCGGTGCCGATGCTGATCGGGCTCGGCATGGTCTACGCCATCTACTTCCTGTCGAACGTGTTCGAGGTCTACACGCTCAACGTGCTCCTGAGGAACCTCCTCGGCTGGTCGCTCGTCCTCGTCTTCATCGTCTTCCAGGACGACATCCGGCGCGCGCTCACGCAGGTGGGCACGCGTCCGCTCTTCTCGCCGCGCGAGCGGGTGGCGCAGGGGCAGGCGGTGGAGGAGCTGATCAAGGCGCTCACCTACCTCGCCTCGCGGCGCGTCGGCGCCCTCGTCGTGCTGCAGAACGAGGTCGGCCTCAACCAGTACATCGAGGTCGGCGTGCCCCTCGACGCGCAGGTCTCCAAGGAGCTGGTGACCAGCATCTTCCTGCCCGGCTCGCCGATCCACGATGGGGCCCTCATCATCCAGCACGGGCGGATCACCGCGGCGGGCTGCTTCCTGCCGCTCACCACCAACCCCAACGTCTCGAAGACGCTCGGCACCCGGCACCGGGCGGCCATCGGGCTCACGGAGGAGACGGACGCCGCGGCGATCGTGGTATCGGAAGAGGACGGCATGATCTCCCTGGTGCGCCAGGGAAAGATCACTCGCGACGTGGACGCGGCGACGCTGCGCACGACGCTGCACCGCCTGCTGCTGGCATGAGGCTGCAGGCGCTCACCCGGAGGCCGGACACGGCGCCGCCCGACGCCACACCCGAGCAGCCCGGCCCGACGCCGCCGTGGGAGCGGCTCTGGCGCCTGCCTACCCGGATGACGCTCCGCGACCTCGTTCGCCGCAACCGCGGCCTCAAGCTCGTGTCGATCCTCCTCGCCTTCTTCCTCTGGTTCTCGATCAACGTGAGCGAGCGGGACGCCGAGCGCGTCGTCGAGCTGCCGGTGACGATCCGCAGGCTGCAGCCGGGCCTGATCGTCACCAACCTGCCCGCCAAGCCGATCAAGGCGCGGCTCCGCGGCCCGCGCACGATCCTCGAGGGAGTGGACGAGCACAAGGTCCGCCTCGCGCCCGACCTCTCGAGCACCATGCCGGGCGACCTCCGGCTCGACCTCGGCGGCGACATGATCCGACCGGACCTGCCACGCCGCCTGAAGGTCGTGAGCCTCGAGCCGGCGCGCCTGAAGCTCCACGTCGAGCGGCTCGCGCAGCGCAACCTCCCGGTGCGCGTGGAAGTCGCCGGCCTGCCCGCTGCCGGCTATAAGGCGAAGCCGAGCGCCGCCCCCGACCACGTCGAGGTGAGAGGGCCCGCCAGCAAGTTGGACGACCTCAAGGAGATCGCCACCGAGCCGGTCGACGTGAGCGGCGCGAGCGCGACCGTGCAGCGCACCGTGCTCCTCTCGTGGGCGGGCGACTTCGTGACCTTCGCGCCCGACCACGTGACGGTCACGGTTGCCTTCGAGGAGGAGATGATGCGGCGGGAGTTCCGCGGCGTCGACGTGCGCGTCCTGCACGCCGAGGGTGCGCGGGCACAGCTCTTTCCCGCCCGCATCGACGTGGTGATCCGCGGCCCCCAGCACGTGCTCCACAACTACGAGCTCGCCGACGGCGCCGCGTACGTCGACGCGGCCGGGCTCGTGCCCGGCACCTATCGGGTGAGCGCCCGGGTGGACCTGCCGCCGTCGCTGGAGCTGGTGCGGCAGCGGCCGGACCCCCTCACCCTCCACATCTCGCCCCCGGAAGGAGCGCGCTGATGGCCACGCGGCTCTTCGGCACCGACGGCGTCCGCGGCATCGCCAACGCCGAGCCCATGACCTCCGAGACGGCGCTCCGCCTCGGGCGCGCCGTGGCCCACGTGAGCAAGCGGTCCCCTCACCGCCACAAGATCCTGATCGGCAAGGACACGCGGCTCTCCGGCTACATGCTCGAGACCGCGATGGCCTCCGGCATCTGCTCGATGGGCGTCGACGTGCTCCTTGTCGGGCCGCTGCCGACGCCGGGGATCGCGTTCCTGACGCGCACGCTGCGGGCCGACGCCGGCGTGGTGATCTCGGCCTCCCACAACCCCTTCCAGGACAACGGGATCAAGTTCTTCAGCCGGACCGGCTTCAAGCTGCCCGACGAGATCGAGGCGGAGATCGAGCACCTGGTCCTCTCGGACTCGATCGACGCGCTCCGTCCGACGGCGACGGCGATCGGCAAGGCGTTCCGCATCGACGACGCGGTCGGGCGCTACAACGTGTTCGTCAAGAGCACGTTTCCACGCCACCTGACGCTCGACGGGCTCAAGATCGTCGTCGACTGCGGGCACGGCGCGGCCTACCGCGTCGCCCCCGAGGTGTTCGAGGAGCTCGGCGCGCGGGTGATCGCGCTCGGCGTGGACCCGGACGGCGAGAACATCAACCAGGACTGCGGTGCGCTCTACCCCGAGCTCCTGCAGGAGACCGTCCGCCGCACCGGCGCCCACGCCGGCATCGCGCTCGACGGGGATGCGGACCGCGCCATCTTCGTCGACGAGCGCGGCGAGGTCGTGGACGGCGACGAGGTGATGGCCATGTGCGGCACGGCGCTCGACGAGCGCGGCGAGCTCCGCGAGCGCACGCTCGTGGCCACGGTCATGAGCAACCTCGGGCTGCATCTCGCGCTCCGGGCGCGCGGCATCGCGGTCCGCACCACGCCCGTCGGCGACCGCAACGTGGTCGAGGAGATGGTCCGGGGCGGGTACAACCTCGGCGGCGAGCAGTCGGGACACGTCGTCTTCCTCGACCACAACACGACGGGCGACGGCCTGATCACCAGCCTCGCCGTGCTCGCGCTCATGGTGGAGCGGGGCCGGCCGCTCTCCGAGCTCCGGCAGGTGATGCACCGCCTGCCCCAGGTGCTGGTCAACCTCACGGTCGCAGCCAAGCCCGAGCTCGAGACCGTGCCGGCCGTCGCCGCGGCGATCCGGCGCGCCGAGCAGGCGCTCGGCGATCGCGGGCGGGTGCTGGTGCGCTACTCGGGCACGGAGCCGCTGCTGCGGGTCATGGTCGAAGGGGAGCGCGAGGGCGAGATCCGCGACCTGGCCGAGGCGATCGCGGCGGCCGCACGGGTGGCGATCGGCGGCGACCGGGCGGCCGCCGACGAGCGTTAGGGTGACGGTCCAGATCGCCGTTGCGCTCGCCGCCGTGCTCCTGGTCGGCTCCGCCGGCCCCGCGCCGGCCGCCGACCGCCTGATCCTCGGCCGGTCGCTGCTCATCCGGGCGATGAAGCATCGGAGCATCGTCGCCATGGGGAAGGAAGCGACGACCGACGTGCCCGGCTTCAGCGATCCCAGGATGGGAGGCGCCACGCTCACCGTGATCGCGAATGGCGGCACCGGCACGAGCCAGAGCTACGCCCTCGATGGGCAGCTCACGTGCTGCATTCCCGCCGGCGGCGGCTGCAGCGATGGGGCGAGCTGCTGCAGCGGTTCGTGCAACGGCACCAGCTCGACCTGCGACTGAGCGCTCCCGTGCTCCATCTCGGCGTCAATGTCGACCACGTCGCCACCCTCCGGCAGGCGCGCGGGGTCGACTACCCGGACCCCGTCGAGGCGGCGCTGGTGGCCGAGGCGGCGGGCGCCGACGGCATCACCGTGCACCTGCGCGAGGACCGGCGCCATATCCAGGAGCGCGACGTCGAGGAATTGCGCCGACGGCTCCGCATCAAGCTGAACCTCGAGATGGCGGTGACCGACGCGGTCGTCGCCTTCGCGCTCCGTATCCGCCCCGCCGACGCGTGCCTCGTGCCGGAGCGGCGCGAGGAGCTCACCACCGAGGGCGGCCTCGATATCGTGCGGCACGCGCCCCGGGTGCGCGGCGCCGTCGAGCGCCTGGTCGGGGCCGGCATCCGCGTGAGCCTGTTCATCGACCCCGACGAGGCGCAGCTCCGGGCGAGCGCGGACGCGCGCGCGCCCGCCGTCGAGCTGCACACCGGCGACTACGCCAACGCGCGCGCGCCGGCCGCGGCCGCCCGGG encodes:
- the folP gene encoding dihydropteroate synthase, with translation MAPRSTRSCGSTGARTVASGAPLQPRPEAGPRPPAREAGPVLHTRSGPLALDRVVLVGILNATPDSFSDGGRHLDPARAADAAAEMVAAGARALDLGAESTRPGAMPVPAGEERRRLLPVLAAVRAAVRVPIAVDTMKAEVARAALDAGADVVNDVSAGRADPAMLPLCARAGVPVVLMHMQGTPATMQEAPRYADVVAEVTAFLAARAAAAVEAGVAREAIVLDPGIGFGKTVEHNLALLARLDVLAGLGYPVLVGASRKGFIGQLLGGRPPGDRLLGTAAALALAVAGGARLLRVHDVAAARDVVAVAEAIARA
- the pdxJ gene encoding pyridoxine 5'-phosphate synthase encodes the protein MLHLGVNVDHVATLRQARGVDYPDPVEAALVAEAAGADGITVHLREDRRHIQERDVEELRRRLRIKLNLEMAVTDAVVAFALRIRPADACLVPERREELTTEGGLDIVRHAPRVRGAVERLVGAGIRVSLFIDPDEAQLRASADARAPAVELHTGDYANARAPAAAARELERLRAAARIAARLGLEVHAGHGLTVANVGPVAAIAEIVELNIGHSIVARAVLVGMAAAVREMKDAIARARA
- a CDS encoding phosphoglucosamine mutase, giving the protein MATRLFGTDGVRGIANAEPMTSETALRLGRAVAHVSKRSPHRHKILIGKDTRLSGYMLETAMASGICSMGVDVLLVGPLPTPGIAFLTRTLRADAGVVISASHNPFQDNGIKFFSRTGFKLPDEIEAEIEHLVLSDSIDALRPTATAIGKAFRIDDAVGRYNVFVKSTFPRHLTLDGLKIVVDCGHGAAYRVAPEVFEELGARVIALGVDPDGENINQDCGALYPELLQETVRRTGAHAGIALDGDADRAIFVDERGEVVDGDEVMAMCGTALDERGELRERTLVATVMSNLGLHLALRARGIAVRTTPVGDRNVVEEMVRGGYNLGGEQSGHVVFLDHNTTGDGLITSLAVLALMVERGRPLSELRQVMHRLPQVLVNLTVAAKPELETVPAVAAAIRRAEQALGDRGRVLVRYSGTEPLLRVMVEGEREGEIRDLAEAIAAAARVAIGGDRAAADER
- a CDS encoding TIGR00159 family protein, which produces MKELFTSFRWQDGLDILVLSVVIYWGLNLIRGTRAVPMLIGLGMVYAIYFLSNVFEVYTLNVLLRNLLGWSLVLVFIVFQDDIRRALTQVGTRPLFSPRERVAQGQAVEELIKALTYLASRRVGALVVLQNEVGLNQYIEVGVPLDAQVSKELVTSIFLPGSPIHDGALIIQHGRITAAGCFLPLTTNPNVSKTLGTRHRAAIGLTEETDAAAIVVSEEDGMISLVRQGKITRDVDAATLRTTLHRLLLA